The following proteins are co-located in the Polystyrenella longa genome:
- a CDS encoding response regulator, which translates to MKQPTVFFVDDEQNVLDGLRRALRRKVRDWDLHFFLSADEALKKLEEHPCDAIISDMRMPQMDGASFMKVVATRFPDTIRFILSGYSDSESLGRALAYTHQVFAKPWDADVLVQLITQALKQRELTIDEHIRPFITKLGSLPSLPSLYQELRQCIDNDGSLKDAVRIVSQDVAMTAKILQMMNSSFFGFSQQITSISQAITLLGLENLCSMVLSSQIFKPFQSSKSVDQNLLTEIINHSLLTARLAQKFTLEETRNRALANEAFSAGLLHDIGKTVLLVQLPDVFKQVKELATEKNCSFYEAEKELHEVTHAEVGGYLLGVWGLPQSLIDAVIFHHLPLGNDSIRFSISGIVSFANIIASHRAPYTSGEILDEKWQAYIEGLSDDVLNRWAQVTDEVLASMDQMESIMA; encoded by the coding sequence ATGAAACAACCGACCGTATTTTTTGTAGATGATGAACAAAACGTCCTCGACGGGCTACGTCGTGCGCTCCGCCGGAAAGTCCGCGATTGGGATCTGCACTTTTTTCTCTCGGCAGACGAAGCCCTGAAAAAGCTCGAAGAACATCCGTGTGATGCCATCATCAGTGACATGCGGATGCCGCAGATGGACGGGGCCAGCTTCATGAAAGTAGTCGCCACCCGTTTCCCCGACACGATTCGGTTTATTCTCTCGGGTTATTCCGATAGCGAATCACTCGGTCGCGCACTCGCCTACACACATCAGGTCTTCGCGAAACCGTGGGACGCCGATGTACTTGTGCAGCTCATTACTCAGGCTCTCAAACAACGTGAATTGACCATTGACGAACACATTCGTCCTTTCATTACCAAGCTCGGTTCACTCCCCAGCCTGCCCAGCCTGTATCAGGAACTGCGGCAATGCATCGACAACGACGGTTCACTGAAAGATGCCGTCCGGATTGTCAGTCAGGATGTCGCCATGACGGCGAAGATTCTCCAGATGATGAACTCGTCCTTCTTCGGATTCAGCCAGCAGATCACCTCAATCTCCCAGGCAATTACCCTGTTGGGGCTGGAGAACCTTTGCTCCATGGTGTTGAGTTCTCAAATATTCAAGCCGTTCCAGAGTTCCAAGTCTGTTGATCAAAATTTGCTAACGGAAATCATCAACCATTCCCTGCTAACGGCACGTCTCGCTCAGAAGTTCACTCTGGAAGAAACTCGAAATCGGGCATTGGCAAATGAAGCTTTCTCCGCGGGACTCCTGCATGATATTGGAAAAACAGTTTTATTAGTGCAGCTTCCCGATGTTTTCAAACAGGTCAAAGAACTCGCTACCGAGAAGAACTGCTCTTTCTACGAAGCAGAAAAAGAATTGCACGAGGTCACCCATGCCGAAGTGGGTGGTTACCTGTTAGGCGTCTGGGGACTACCCCAGTCATTGATCGATGCCGTCATTTTCCACCACCTGCCACTCGGCAACGATAGCATCCGGTTTTCCATCTCCGGCATCGTCAGCTTCGCCAACATCATCGCCTCACACAGAGCCCCCTATACAAGCGGCGAAATCCTTGACGAAAAGTGGCAGGCTTACATCGAAGGGCTCTCCGACGACGTTCTCAACCGCTGGGCTCAGGTCACCGACGAAGTCCTCGCCTCCATGGACCAGATGGAATCAATCATGGCTTAG
- a CDS encoding TlpA family protein disulfide reductase, giving the protein MFKEYKWEMLLIFVSVAALGVTLGYLIEQSGPIDRPEDGLAVGNVAPPIEATAWINGTPPSAEKLEGQVIVVDFWASYCYPCRFVAPQLVEAHKKYKDKVYFIGLTAEGADRLDDINDFVKDHEMVWPNGYGQKARDTVIAYESNLIPEMFIIGRDGKIVWNHNSQGTIIDGIELALNAPTPTQESDEQSEEEVQATAPATTDRE; this is encoded by the coding sequence ATGTTTAAAGAATACAAATGGGAAATGCTCCTGATCTTCGTTAGTGTAGCGGCGTTAGGCGTGACGCTCGGATATCTGATCGAACAGTCCGGTCCGATCGATCGACCAGAAGATGGTCTGGCCGTGGGCAATGTGGCTCCCCCTATCGAGGCCACGGCCTGGATCAACGGCACTCCTCCGTCGGCTGAAAAACTGGAAGGGCAGGTGATTGTCGTCGATTTCTGGGCCTCTTATTGTTACCCCTGTCGATTCGTTGCCCCACAGTTGGTGGAAGCCCACAAGAAGTACAAGGACAAGGTTTACTTCATCGGGTTAACGGCGGAAGGGGCGGACCGTTTGGATGACATCAACGACTTCGTTAAAGACCACGAGATGGTCTGGCCCAATGGGTATGGGCAGAAAGCGCGGGATACTGTTATCGCGTATGAATCGAATCTTATTCCCGAGATGTTTATTATTGGCCGCGACGGCAAAATTGTCTGGAACCATAATTCGCAAGGAACGATTATAGACGGGATTGAACTCGCCCTGAATGCGCCCACGCCAACACAAGAGTCTGACGAGCAGTCAGAAGAAGAGGTTCAGGCAACGGCACCCGCGACTACAGATCGCGAATAG
- a CDS encoding MT-A70 family methyltransferase: MSDTPTGLPGIDSKFSTILADPPWQFQNRTGKVAPEHGRLKRYPTMTLQEICDMPVAAHAEDQSHLYMWVPNALLKEGLDVMEAWGFKYKTNLVWYKIRKDGGPDGRGVGFYFRNVTELVLFGVRGKLRTLAPGRRQVNLLSTRKREHSRKPDEFYGLVESCSPGPYLELFAREKVAGWHQWGNEIETYKETKRVAPGYRGE, from the coding sequence ATGTCTGATACTCCCACCGGTTTACCCGGTATCGATTCGAAGTTCAGCACGATCCTGGCCGATCCACCGTGGCAGTTCCAAAACCGCACCGGCAAAGTCGCCCCCGAACATGGCCGCCTGAAGCGTTATCCCACGATGACCTTGCAAGAGATTTGCGACATGCCCGTCGCTGCGCATGCCGAAGATCAATCGCACCTCTATATGTGGGTCCCGAACGCACTGCTGAAAGAGGGACTGGATGTGATGGAGGCGTGGGGCTTCAAGTACAAGACAAACCTGGTCTGGTACAAGATCCGCAAAGATGGCGGCCCCGATGGTCGCGGTGTCGGTTTTTACTTCCGCAATGTCACGGAACTCGTTCTATTTGGTGTTCGAGGCAAACTGCGAACCCTTGCCCCCGGTCGACGTCAGGTTAACCTGCTTTCCACCCGCAAGCGAGAACACTCCCGCAAACCGGACGAGTTCTACGGCCTCGTCGAATCCTGCAGCCCCGGCCCTTACCTGGAATTATTCGCCCGCGAAAAAGTCGCCGGCTGGCACCAATGGGGCAACGAAATAGAAACATACAAAGAGACCAAACGAGTGGCACCAGGTTACCGCGGTGAGTGA
- a CDS encoding 3-oxoacyl-ACP synthase III: MRYQHVCIEALSYTLPPHIVTSEEIEEQLAPVYDRLHLPTGRLELMSGIKERRFYDPGTLPGTISSLTAQKAVEDSGLDRNLFGALVHGSVCRDQMEPATACKVHHAAGLPQSGYVFDISNACLGLLNGMIIIADLIELGRIEAGIVVGTETGRNLVEGTIDSLLHDDSLTRQSIKPAFASLTIGSGSAAIALCHERHSTTGRRLLGGRVLADTDSHALCEGGVEQNLHGDARPRMNTDSEALLHAGVELAAKTWEETKPILEWTNADVDRAVTHQVGRAHRKLMMERLGLPEGLDYPTVEWLGNTGAAALPMAAAIASEKGEIKPGDNVAMLGIGSGLNCIMLGAQW, translated from the coding sequence ATGCGTTATCAACATGTCTGTATTGAAGCGCTGAGCTATACGCTACCACCGCACATTGTCACGTCGGAAGAGATTGAGGAGCAACTCGCTCCTGTATATGACCGTCTCCACTTGCCCACTGGCCGTCTCGAATTAATGTCGGGCATCAAAGAGCGTCGGTTCTACGATCCCGGCACGCTTCCCGGCACAATCAGTTCGCTTACCGCGCAGAAAGCGGTTGAAGACTCCGGTCTCGATCGCAACCTGTTCGGAGCACTCGTGCATGGATCCGTCTGTCGCGATCAAATGGAACCGGCAACCGCCTGCAAAGTACATCACGCCGCCGGTCTGCCGCAATCGGGGTATGTGTTTGATATCAGTAACGCCTGCCTCGGTTTATTAAACGGGATGATCATCATCGCCGACTTGATCGAACTGGGACGAATTGAAGCCGGCATTGTCGTGGGAACTGAAACAGGTCGGAACCTCGTCGAAGGAACGATCGATTCACTCCTACATGACGACAGCCTGACCCGACAATCCATCAAACCTGCATTCGCTTCACTCACGATTGGTTCCGGTTCCGCCGCGATTGCCCTCTGTCACGAACGCCACAGCACCACTGGGCGCCGTTTGCTGGGAGGTCGCGTTCTGGCCGATACCGACAGCCATGCTCTCTGCGAAGGTGGAGTCGAACAAAATCTGCACGGCGACGCCCGTCCCCGTATGAATACCGATTCGGAAGCCCTGCTGCACGCCGGCGTCGAACTCGCCGCGAAGACATGGGAAGAGACGAAACCAATTCTCGAATGGACCAACGCTGACGTCGACCGGGCAGTCACGCATCAGGTCGGTCGCGCTCATCGCAAGCTGATGATGGAACGACTCGGTCTTCCCGAAGGACTCGACTACCCCACCGTGGAATGGCTTGGGAACACCGGTGCCGCCGCACTTCCGATGGCGGCCGCAATCGCATCCGAAAAGGGTGAAATCAAACCGGGCGACAATGTCGCCATGCTCGGCATTGGTAGCGGCCTCAACTGCATCATGCTGGGTGCTCAGTGGTAA
- a CDS encoding Gfo/Idh/MocA family protein, which translates to MNKVRWGILSTAKIGTVKVIPAMQQGEFCEIAAIASRNLETAKYAATDLGIPKAYGSYEELLDDPDIDAIYNPLPNHLHVEWSIKALDAGKHVLCEKPIGLTSEEGQQLVDAGARSPHLKLMEAFMYRHHPQWKQAKTWVEEGKIGELRTVQTNFSYFNNNPDDIRNQAGAGGGGLMDIGCYPISLSRFLFDAEPNRVFGLVENDPDFQVDRLASVVMEFGRGTATFTCSTQLFPYQRVNIFGTEGRIEIEIPFNAPPDEPCKIWLETEENLHQTEIQVCDQYTIQGDLFSQAILEEKTVPTPITDAVANMRVIEAIRKSSRDEGWTSL; encoded by the coding sequence ATGAACAAGGTTCGTTGGGGAATTCTCAGTACCGCAAAAATTGGGACAGTCAAAGTCATTCCCGCCATGCAGCAGGGGGAATTCTGTGAGATTGCGGCTATCGCCTCTCGAAATCTGGAAACAGCAAAATACGCGGCAACCGACCTCGGAATTCCGAAGGCGTACGGTTCTTACGAAGAGCTCCTCGACGATCCCGATATCGACGCCATCTACAATCCGCTGCCCAACCACCTGCATGTCGAGTGGTCAATCAAGGCGTTAGACGCTGGAAAACATGTGCTGTGCGAAAAACCGATCGGTTTGACGTCTGAAGAGGGGCAGCAACTGGTTGACGCGGGTGCCCGATCCCCCCATCTCAAACTGATGGAAGCCTTCATGTACCGGCATCATCCCCAGTGGAAGCAGGCCAAAACCTGGGTCGAGGAAGGAAAAATCGGCGAACTCCGGACGGTCCAGACCAACTTCTCCTATTTTAACAACAATCCTGACGACATCCGGAACCAGGCCGGGGCCGGTGGTGGCGGATTGATGGACATCGGTTGTTATCCGATTTCTCTCTCCCGATTCCTCTTCGACGCAGAGCCGAATCGCGTTTTCGGACTGGTCGAGAACGACCCTGATTTCCAAGTCGACCGGCTCGCATCGGTCGTTATGGAATTCGGCAGAGGAACAGCGACCTTCACGTGTTCCACGCAACTCTTTCCCTACCAAAGGGTTAACATATTCGGAACCGAAGGAAGAATCGAAATCGAAATTCCCTTCAACGCCCCTCCGGACGAGCCTTGTAAGATCTGGTTGGAAACAGAAGAGAATCTCCACCAGACCGAGATTCAGGTTTGTGACCAGTACACCATTCAGGGGGACTTGTTCTCTCAGGCAATTCTGGAAGAAAAAACGGTCCCGACCCCCATCACAGATGCTGTCGCCAATATGCGGGTGATCGAAGCAATTCGAAAGTCAAGCAGAGATGAGGGCTGGACGTCACTTTAA
- a CDS encoding anthranilate synthase component II, translated as MIFVLDNYDSFTYNLVQRFGEIDPSLDIHVARNDQVSIAEIEALQPERILISPGPCTPSEAGLSKEVIAHFGPKVPVLGVCLGHQSMAEVYGAKVVRHTRLMHGKVSEIEHDGEGVFAGLDNPFTATRYHSLIVPEESLPPELIPTAWTREPGFEPELMGLRHRDYSVHGVQFHPESFLSVAGVQLLKNFLNLSSPVTV; from the coding sequence ATGATTTTTGTTCTCGATAATTACGACTCTTTTACTTACAACCTGGTGCAGCGGTTCGGCGAAATCGATCCGTCGCTCGATATTCATGTTGCACGGAACGATCAGGTTTCCATCGCCGAGATCGAGGCTCTGCAACCGGAACGCATTTTGATTTCGCCCGGCCCCTGTACCCCGTCCGAAGCAGGTCTCTCTAAAGAGGTGATCGCCCATTTCGGCCCGAAGGTCCCGGTGCTGGGGGTCTGTCTTGGACACCAGAGCATGGCCGAAGTCTACGGAGCGAAAGTGGTCCGCCACACCCGGTTGATGCACGGCAAAGTTTCCGAGATTGAACACGACGGTGAGGGGGTCTTCGCCGGGCTGGATAATCCTTTCACGGCGACGCGTTACCACAGCTTGATTGTCCCCGAAGAGAGTCTTCCCCCCGAGCTCATACCCACCGCCTGGACGCGCGAGCCTGGATTCGAGCCTGAACTTATGGGGCTGAGGCACCGCGATTATTCTGTCCATGGGGTTCAATTCCACCCCGAGAGCTTTCTCAGTGTGGCGGGCGTTCAATTGTTGAAGAACTTTTTGAACTTGTCCTCCCCGGTAACTGTCTGA
- a CDS encoding DTW domain-containing protein: MPVSPPPPTIFIVHPKEKRSKCSIEPLRGRDEFRFWKFPQRGLESLDNYVRLGIGGPILSEADAGQGLLILDGTWRLAEKMEADYQHLPVRSLAPTWQTAYPRKSKIFEDPSTGLATIEALYAANIHLGRPIEGLLDEYHWGEEFVAMNRTLIAGG, encoded by the coding sequence ATGCCTGTATCTCCCCCTCCACCGACCATTTTCATTGTGCATCCGAAAGAGAAGCGGAGCAAATGTTCGATTGAACCTTTGCGTGGTCGCGACGAATTCCGTTTCTGGAAATTCCCTCAACGTGGTTTGGAGTCGCTGGACAACTACGTCCGCTTGGGCATAGGTGGTCCAATCTTAAGCGAGGCCGATGCGGGGCAGGGCCTGTTGATTCTGGATGGCACCTGGCGTCTCGCCGAAAAGATGGAAGCGGATTACCAGCACCTTCCCGTCCGCAGTTTGGCTCCCACCTGGCAAACAGCCTATCCGCGAAAATCGAAAATCTTCGAAGACCCCAGCACCGGCCTCGCCACCATCGAAGCCCTCTACGCCGCGAACATCCACCTGGGAAGACCGATCGAAGGCTTACTGGACGAGTATCATTGGGGGGAGGAGTTCGTGGCGATGAATCGGACGTTGATTGCAGGCGGGTAG
- a CDS encoding TrkH family potassium uptake protein, which yields MNWLLLSRILGQLGILIGCSMVVSLPWAFPFMGQTRTFETQGFIGLLFSIVCSLTIGGALYYTGRQERSNILRKEALAIVGLGWLLAGFLGSLPYLFSHTYREADQPMTVVDALFESVSGFTTTGASVLTQLEDPQLTDPESEHTKLIPRCILFWRSFTHWLGGMGIIVLFVAILGQLGAGGKALMRREVPGPINEAVRPRVRETAIVMWAIYMSLTAVFTLVYWLEGMTFYDALCHTFGTLATGGFSTFNKSLGHFQSVTIEMTTVVGMLMAGTNFALYYFVFRYSSRNEHFSLKQRFAPLYKDPELKTYLAILCFATLALSWSLWWNDIYDSILTCLRHSTFTSVSIMTTTGYGTENFHEWSEFAKGLLLLLMFIGGCSGSTAGGLKVIRFLLFAKIIRLEVEQAFRPNVVRSLKIFGVSVDKSLRHEVMVYFSLVLFIFISSWMVLAAIEPDDQWQKGEQNVKAEKLLDCASAVASSLNNIGPGLGVLGPAENYSSFSGPGKLLLTLLMLLGRLELFAILVLFFPTFWRNQ from the coding sequence ATGAACTGGTTACTCCTTTCCCGTATTCTGGGTCAGCTCGGAATTCTGATCGGCTGTTCCATGGTCGTCAGTCTTCCCTGGGCATTTCCGTTCATGGGACAGACGCGGACATTCGAGACACAGGGGTTCATCGGACTCCTCTTTTCAATCGTGTGCAGTCTCACCATTGGTGGAGCCCTCTACTACACGGGCCGGCAGGAACGGAGCAACATTCTCCGGAAAGAAGCGCTCGCCATCGTGGGCCTCGGCTGGTTGCTCGCCGGCTTTCTGGGAAGCTTGCCTTACCTCTTCTCGCACACCTACCGGGAAGCGGACCAGCCGATGACGGTGGTCGATGCCCTCTTTGAATCGGTCTCGGGATTCACCACCACGGGGGCCTCCGTCCTGACGCAGCTCGAAGATCCTCAATTAACTGACCCCGAAAGTGAACACACCAAGCTGATTCCCCGCTGCATCCTCTTCTGGCGAAGTTTTACCCACTGGCTGGGCGGGATGGGAATTATTGTGCTCTTCGTCGCGATCCTCGGCCAACTGGGTGCCGGAGGGAAAGCACTGATGCGCCGAGAAGTCCCCGGCCCCATTAATGAGGCAGTGCGTCCGCGCGTGCGTGAAACAGCCATCGTGATGTGGGCCATTTACATGTCGTTGACAGCGGTTTTTACGTTGGTCTACTGGCTGGAAGGAATGACGTTCTATGATGCCCTCTGCCATACCTTTGGAACATTGGCGACTGGTGGATTCAGCACGTTTAACAAAAGTCTGGGTCACTTTCAGTCAGTCACCATCGAAATGACAACCGTCGTCGGAATGCTGATGGCGGGAACAAACTTCGCGCTCTATTACTTTGTTTTTCGTTATTCGAGCCGCAACGAACATTTCAGCCTCAAACAACGTTTCGCTCCGCTTTACAAAGATCCTGAGTTAAAAACGTACCTCGCCATTCTCTGCTTCGCGACGCTCGCGCTCTCCTGGTCTCTCTGGTGGAACGATATCTACGACAGCATCCTGACCTGTCTTCGCCATTCGACGTTCACCTCTGTCTCCATTATGACGACCACTGGATACGGCACCGAGAACTTTCACGAGTGGAGCGAGTTCGCCAAAGGGCTGCTGTTGCTGCTAATGTTCATCGGGGGTTGCTCTGGTTCAACGGCGGGTGGACTGAAGGTGATCCGATTTCTGCTCTTCGCGAAGATCATCCGCCTGGAAGTCGAACAGGCCTTTCGCCCGAATGTCGTCCGTTCCCTGAAAATCTTCGGCGTCTCGGTCGACAAATCGTTACGGCATGAAGTGATGGTTTACTTCAGCCTGGTTCTGTTTATTTTCATCTCCAGCTGGATGGTGCTGGCCGCGATAGAACCCGACGACCAATGGCAGAAGGGGGAACAGAATGTCAAAGCCGAAAAACTGCTCGACTGCGCGAGCGCCGTCGCCTCGTCCCTCAACAACATCGGTCCTGGTCTGGGTGTCCTCGGTCCCGCAGAAAACTACTCCAGCTTTTCCGGCCCCGGCAAACTTCTTCTCACCCTGCTAATGCTCCTCGGCCGCCTCGAACTCTTCGCCATCCTCGTCCTCTTCTTCCCCACCTTCTGGCGAAACCAGTAA
- a CDS encoding CinA family protein has product MITPSDLDRRAATVSHELQKRNLKLICAESCTAGLISATLSRVPGASEWLCGSAVVYRFDTKVNWLGVEREKLDDPGPVSSIVAEQMAAGVLLKTPEACLALSITGDFGPVAPAETDGIAWVGIAERTEQGSGIALFSQRLELQDETTEGEGILRHRRHTEAVYRTLGLLLEHLN; this is encoded by the coding sequence ATGATCACTCCATCCGACCTCGATCGCCGGGCGGCCACCGTCTCCCACGAGCTTCAAAAACGGAACCTGAAACTGATCTGCGCGGAGAGCTGTACCGCCGGTTTGATTTCCGCCACTTTGAGCCGGGTACCGGGGGCATCGGAGTGGTTGTGTGGATCGGCCGTGGTGTATCGGTTCGATACCAAAGTGAACTGGTTGGGAGTTGAAAGAGAGAAACTGGACGACCCTGGTCCGGTCAGTTCCATTGTCGCCGAGCAGATGGCAGCGGGAGTCTTGCTCAAGACGCCGGAAGCGTGTTTGGCCCTATCAATTACGGGGGATTTCGGCCCGGTAGCGCCGGCGGAAACGGACGGAATCGCCTGGGTCGGAATCGCTGAACGGACAGAGCAGGGGAGCGGCATCGCTCTTTTTTCACAGCGGCTCGAGCTTCAGGATGAGACGACCGAAGGGGAGGGAATATTGCGCCATCGTCGCCATACAGAAGCGGTCTACCGGACACTCGGGCTCCTGCTGGAACACCTGAACTAA
- the queD gene encoding 6-carboxytetrahydropterin synthase QueD: MYRITQEIHFCYGHRLLNYSGKCRHLHGHNARVQIILEGADLDERGMLIDFSDIKAKLRTWIDDELDHRMILCKDDPVLEALKDTEEPFFVIDDNPTAENIARLIYNKAVDFEFPVVEVCLWETPNSQATYRG, from the coding sequence ATGTATCGCATCACTCAGGAAATCCACTTCTGTTACGGCCACCGGCTGTTGAATTACTCCGGCAAATGTCGACATTTGCACGGCCACAATGCCCGGGTGCAGATTATCCTCGAAGGGGCCGACCTGGACGAACGGGGCATGCTGATCGACTTTTCCGACATCAAAGCCAAGTTACGTACCTGGATTGACGACGAACTCGATCACCGAATGATTCTCTGCAAAGACGATCCGGTGCTGGAGGCTCTTAAAGATACCGAAGAACCCTTTTTCGTGATCGATGATAATCCGACGGCCGAAAACATCGCCCGGTTGATTTACAACAAGGCGGTCGATTTCGAATTCCCGGTCGTTGAAGTCTGCCTCTGGGAAACGCCTAACTCGCAGGCGACGTACCGGGGTTAA
- a CDS encoding class I SAM-dependent methyltransferase, translating into MTNQSWSAENYQREAAYVAKLGKSLIEWLQPQVDETILDLGCGDGTLTLELMKSGATVKGIDGDPSMVAAAKGKGITVEQVSATELPYEAEFDAVFSSAALHWMRPPEQVIKRVHQALKPGGRFVAEMGGAGNVNITRVALKAALARRGIDGEQYDPWYFPSAEEYKSLLEANGFEVQRILLYPRPTPIGREVIHWVQNFGRRFVEPIPESEQPAFMNEVVEQVVPQLEQDEQGYLKDYVRLRFVAVKQ; encoded by the coding sequence ATGACCAATCAATCCTGGAGTGCAGAAAACTATCAGCGCGAAGCGGCCTATGTTGCGAAACTGGGAAAATCGCTGATCGAATGGTTACAACCCCAAGTCGACGAAACGATTCTCGACCTTGGTTGTGGCGATGGAACGCTGACTTTGGAGTTAATGAAGTCTGGAGCGACCGTGAAAGGAATCGACGGTGACCCTTCCATGGTGGCCGCTGCAAAGGGAAAAGGAATCACAGTCGAACAGGTATCGGCTACAGAACTGCCTTATGAGGCAGAGTTCGATGCGGTCTTTTCCAGCGCCGCTTTACACTGGATGCGGCCCCCGGAGCAGGTCATCAAAAGAGTTCATCAAGCTCTTAAACCGGGCGGGCGTTTCGTGGCCGAGATGGGAGGAGCCGGGAATGTGAATATCACCCGCGTCGCATTAAAGGCAGCGTTGGCCCGGAGGGGAATTGATGGCGAGCAGTACGACCCCTGGTATTTTCCCTCGGCAGAAGAATATAAGTCGTTGCTGGAAGCAAACGGATTTGAAGTACAACGAATCCTTCTCTACCCCCGTCCCACACCGATCGGCAGGGAAGTTATCCACTGGGTACAGAATTTTGGTCGCCGTTTCGTGGAACCCATTCCTGAATCGGAACAACCTGCGTTCATGAACGAAGTCGTCGAGCAGGTCGTACCGCAACTGGAGCAGGACGAGCAAGGTTACCTGAAGGATTACGTCCGATTACGATTTGTGGCCGTGAAGCAGTAA